Genomic DNA from Xiphophorus couchianus chromosome 12, X_couchianus-1.0, whole genome shotgun sequence:
CCAATAACAAAGCGCCCCATCTACcgagcatgatgctgccgccaccTGGTGGACGGTTTTCAATGTGATCTAGCGTTACTTGTCTGCCACACAGTGTTTTGCACACAAATTTAATCTCATCTGatcagagcaccttcttccacatgtttgacGCTTTCCCTGCATGACGTCTAGCGCCACAAGTCATGCTAGTTTCACCATGCTAGTGGTGAACTACGTTCTCACCATAATAACTAGCATGACACTGTCCCTTTGTACTATGCTTTGCTTCCTACAGAGGTAAAAACTCGCTGCTACGGAGAAACCATTGCTTCCTGGAGCCATGGTCTCTgttgttgaggttttaaattttacccagttGCTATATGTAATGCCAGTTCAacactatgaagcttaccagaaattgcctgcgctgtaaacaactATCCaccactgcaaagagagaagtcCCAAGCCGAAGGAGGAGGTTGTTAAtgctaattaaattttttggaAGAGTGtccaacacggactgaacggATTTTTTGTTCACTTCCACCGCTGCCATTggtaaaactacaggcagaccaCAATTCAAAAACATCGCAGAAGTCatcattcacattttttccttctgttcgctgattggacCGGTAGAAATTAAACCGTAGGAATCagaaagaacaagagaaagcccagattttgtgtgaattgAGATTTTAATCGAGCGGAATAGTGGCAATGACTTCTGGTTTTATACGCATTATATATCTGGTATATATGACACTAATTTTCCTCCCATTTCACAATTAGTCTACCTTATCTTAGGCACCTTCACAAAGTGTAGAAAGTTCAAGgagtctgaatatttttgaactgTACCATAAAAAGCAGACTAGtctcaaattttcttttcaactcAAATAAAGCCAGTAacacttaagaaaaaaacatttatttttctctgcttaTAAGAGTGTCGGACATTATGAAAGTACTTCAAACACATACTGACGTTTACAATTGATGCTTATTGCAATTATTCAAattacatcaaatatgacttttttaGATCCACACATTCAGAAGGTCTCcacatagaaaatgttttcatttggttCCCATGTACAAACATGGGTTAGAGTGAAACTGGAtaagatggagggagggaggccTGCTCTGCTGCGATTGGTTGATATACCAGTAGCGTCTAAACAAAGggcaaaaaactaatttcttcgAAGAAAAATATCCTGTTTTTTGATCCTACGCCTTATTCTGGAAGATATCACTAGTAGATTTCAACATATGAAatctataaaacaaaatccagttagtctggaaaaagtgttttattaaaaacggACCCTGTTGCTGTGTGACATCTTTAAAggtcaaaaactgtttttacaagAGAATAAGTAACTGATTAAGAATTAGAACCAATCAAACCGACTGATCACCCTGCAACAACTGCTCTAGATATTCAATTTTTAGGTTATTTTGTGCATATTAGGCTTTTGTCCAAAAGCTGGATAACAACTACTACTTTTAGTTGAAATTATACAGCTAGATTAAGTAACGTTTTCTGTAGCCTACCTTGGTGTCGAGCATAAAAAGTAGGGAAATCTCTGTGAACTTTGTGCTATATCCAGCATACAGACCTTAATATTCCAATTTCATTCGAGGTTTGAGAGAAATGTTAATTCAAATGttaaatctttgtttaatgATAAAATACTGCAATATAACAAATTATAGCTAATGAATTCCCACAGCAGACCTCACTTCCACCAGTAGACAAAATGTAGGACTTAAcacagataaaattaaaaaatatttgtttggtgTTGTTTAAACGCAGAAAACGATTCTGATGCCTTCAATCgagattttataaaaatcatCCTAATCCAGTCTAAAATCAATTCTTCCTCTCATTTGATCTCAGGTGACCTGAAGCTCGGGTCTCGAACTGCTCGCCTCTCCCTGAGCCAGCCCATTAGATCTTCCCACGTCGGAGTACGGCACCTCCTTACGAGTGATGGAGGTGGCAAACATGGTGTCCAACATTCCCAGGACCTCCAGTAGCTCCCGCTCCAAGTTGATCTCTGACTCCAGGATGTTCTGTAGGCGCAGCAGCTGCTGGTCGATCAGTGCCGACTGGCCAATCACCGATTTATAGATATCAAGGATCATTTCAGCTGCCGTCAAAAGGACGGGGGCAAACCTGGTGTCGACAATGtttctgaagaagaaacagaaacaaatgatcaaggtttaaactttaaattgataAATCTGTACATTATAACACcctgattttatttcacaacttTATTGATTTGAACCCCAAAAATAATATGTGTTCTGCTTCATACCCAATGACAAAGTGGAGTAACTGAGAGAGTTGCTTTTCATCTCTTCCTGCTAGCGCATTCTTTAGAGTTCCTCTTCGGTCCAGCTCCTTGATTACACCCACAGTTATCTCTGGCTTTTTCCTTCTTAACCACACCTATCAGAAAAGAAGAGTGAAGAAACAACTTCGCTTAAAACAGCTTACTGAGTCATTATTTGTTAATTTGGGCCCTCAATTatcaaatgtggaaaataaatgagtaattGGGGGAAAGtaaacatgataaaataaaaacaaacctttattaCTTAAATGCTTGTGAATATTTAGAATACTCTTACCTCCAAGGCTGCATCCAAAGCTTTGGATACATTAAATTTCTTGAGCTCCCTGTCATATTTGGCCAAATGTTCTTTGACTGGCTTACTGACAAGATAGTCGTCCTGTAAATGTATAAAGCAAggaaattagaaatattaacaaaagCTCAGTTATAATTCTTACAGAAAAAGATGGGCTGAAGATGACTGCAACATAGAAACCTACTGGTTTTGGGACataattttttcctttcacaaaGACACGATATGAAGGGCGGCGTCTCTGTTGGCTCATTATTTCCTTTGACTCTtcagtgtgttttctgtgtttgatgcTTAAAATACTGTTGGTCATTCCCACAACAATGGACTCGTCATCCGgctgagaagaaagaaaagttttcaaCTTTGGCTCAAGATGAGTGCAAAACAATGCCCTTGTTTAATTCCCGTCTTATCTGTGCTGTCAACGTGTCAATTatctaaagaaatgttttcacagaatATTGCTGGAACTTTTATTCTTACAGCCAAAGCCAAACTGAGGATTGCAGCAGCATAGTCAAAGTTGTGGACCACTTTGTACGTGGTTGTGTTGTAGACTTTCACATGCCTGAAAGACAAATAGTGCACgccttaaaacattttcaatcatTCACCTTTTATTTACAGGAGGTGGCAACAACAAGAGCACTTCCACTTGAATGCACAATTCTCAAAACAGTGACTACAGTACATATTTGCAACCTTtgacaaacagaaaagtgtcagatttaaatttttaaacatttatttcatgtcaGGAATTCACTATATCTGACGTTCTTATACCTGTCCAGAGATGCCGACAGCAGTCTCTCTCCGTTGTTGCCGAGAGCCAAACAGGTGACGGTTTTATGATGGTTTTTCAGCGACACCAGAGGTTGACCTCCTTTTAGGAGATCCCACACTTTGACGTAGCGCCCACCTAAGGAAAGACAACCAAAATTTGTGACTTAAGcatgtatttcaaatatttccaaataaacttcaaaataaCCCACGCACGTATACTACATAAATATAGAGCTTCCTTTGAGATCAAAGCaagccaaaataaaactgaactaaaatattcttattttgcTTACTGGTAAAAATTAACTGGGATGGTTCACATAAATCTCAACAAATTTAACATGTTTGTGTGACATACAAACCTCATAAAGCTTTTCATCAAAACTATATAACTCTGATGATCTTAACACAGAGATTGGTAATGAAATGTGGCAAACTATTCTAGAACGCATTCACACCTCATCAATTTGTTCCCGACACAGAATTGTTCAGTGTAGAGTCGTCCAGAGAGTACACTGGTCCAAAAGCAAACTGGCTCGAATCTTTCCGGACGTGGATTCAAGCTGTGTGAAGTGTGGGTTGGGCCCAGCCACTCCTATATGTTTTGGACCTGTTTCTCCCTATTTCAATTTTGGAAATCTATTTTTGACTCACTTTCTGTAATCACCTCGACCACAGTACAGCCTTCTCCACTTACTGCTTTATTTGGGGTCCTCACCAAAAACCAGTTACTATCACCCCATCATGCTGACCTTGTGGCCTTCCTCACGCTACTTGCTCGACGTATTATACTGATGCATTGGAAGAATCCTCTCCCACCCACACATTCTCATTGGATAAAAGATTTCGTtcatgaaactgaaaaaaattagaCATACTCTCAAAGGCtctgaaatcacattttcaagaATCTGGTCACCATTTCTGGACCCCCTCCCCATGAGTGGGGCTCCCCTTACTTCCGAGTTGTAATGGTATACACCCTTTATCTAAGTCTTATAACAATGTTAGTAGCACAGGATACATTAAGCCCTGTAGGTGCCCcgttttagttgttttctgtctaatttctattttatttactttctgttacctctgtttgttttgttttacttttgaaccGGAAGTTATTCTGGCTTTAacgtgttttttaaaaacatgaatgttctcTGTGATCCAAAGCCTCTTGCCACAACTGCTACAAAAGTTTGGTGGCGGCTCAACCAGCTCTTTTCCACAGTTTGGGCAATACATGGCGACGTGACCGTATTCCCGCTTGCCTTGCTTCTCATTAAAACGAAGCACACCACAGTAACTTCCGGTTCAAAATTAAAACGAGCTGTAGTCCAATCAGCAATTTCTTGGGTCTACCTCttccgttttgttaatgttgtagtgcttttgtaatttgtcattgtgctttcaatttgctgaagtggtttgcacctcagggccacggTAGATCTCTAATGGAAAAGAAATTAACATAGTGACTATCTTTTATCTGCAAAGCTGCCTTGTCTTGTGCTATCACAAACACCACCAAAATCAGGCACAGTGAAAGACCAGggaaaaaactaaaccaaaattttAGTTAGACCCTATGAATCAGAGCAGTGTAGAACTGAGTTTCTTCATTGGACCTTTGCTGTCTGCTCGgttctgaaattaatctgaacCTTCAATGTGTTTTGTATAAATATGCTAAATGATTCGGCTGACAACCTGCTGAGACGAGGAGTCCCTCAGAGGGGTAGAGGAGGAGACTCTCCACCGGCTGTCCATGATCCATGGTAATCGCACTCTTCTCCGCTCTGGCATCAAACACTTTCAGAGTGTGGTCATATGATCctggaacaacaaaaacaaaaaaaagaaacaaatctgaTTTATGATGGTGCCAGTCAGCTGTAACAGGAGACATATGGactctatttttattattttatttatgttttttaagtcAAGTTAGAAACTACCTAGAAGGCATCGCAAATTGCTGTTTATCAGACAAAAGGTTAACTTCCTCTTGACCCTTTGACATTTTCCCACTCCTCTGCAGAATGACCTTTTAACTCACCAGTAATGAAGAGATCTCTGTTGAGTTTGCTGGTAACACCACAGCGAATGTAGTCTGTGTGTTCCTGGTAGGTGCTGAGCTCGGCTGCGTTTGGGATGTCCCACAGTCGGCAGGTGTAGTCGTCAGATCCCGTGAGGATCTGATAACGGTCTGAGGTGAAGTCAGTGACATGTACGgctctgagtaaaaaaaaaaaaaatctaattaatttaaattcaaattgtttTCAGTATGCaagattttaagaaatatgaaaaagcagCTCAATCGTTGTCAGAATTCTTGGGATCAGCATGAATTTCAGTCGATGGATCACTCAAGAAATCATCATTCAACTTTGTTGTCATCAGCCAATGACTTCCACCACATTTTCATTCACCCAACACTCTCCCATTTGAAAACATGGATCGCTGACAAAGGTCAGTTGATGTTGATAAATAGATAATACAAAGTTCCTATTAGGGATAAAGATGTGAAATTCTCACAGTATAGTAGCCTTGGCTAAGAAATATCACAATTTGTCtccattatgtttttttaaatcaaagatttATAACAAGAATGTTCAGCATGATATAGCTGTTTCTTTaacatcacaaaaaacaaacataatccTGCAGCAAAAGAATAACAAATTAATTACAACAATCATTATAATATTATTTAcagttatttttgatatattaaCATAGCTTGCAGTTTCAAAACTGTGCTAAAGTATCTTAAAAAAGATGATTAATTCTCCCCTTGTGTTGCCTATAAATGTCTTTTTCACAgcaggaaatattttcaaaaaccttctgtttcctatgaaaaaggaaaaagtattCAAGCTTTCTTTGGGCTGGCGGACTGCCAATGCATAACAACAGGTTTAGAAGTAACCAGCCTAAGTCTAGTTTATTTTAGATAGATTGGAGCAACTGAACAATAAAGAAAGAGTCTTAAAGAGACACCACACAATTTCACCTTA
This window encodes:
- the utp15 gene encoding U3 small nucleolar RNA-associated protein 15 homolog encodes the protein MASFKPTKIPVYPKLGEKVTQDTLYWKNYKAPVQIKEFGAVSNIDFSPVAPHNFAVTAFTRVHLYGPFSQEPVKTFTRFKDTAYCGRFRSDGQLLVAGCEDSVVRLFDVSGKVALRMFKGHTKAVHVTDFTSDRYQILTGSDDYTCRLWDIPNAAELSTYQEHTDYIRCGVTSKLNRDLFITGSYDHTLKVFDARAEKSAITMDHGQPVESLLLYPSEGLLVSAGGRYVKVWDLLKGGQPLVSLKNHHKTVTCLALGNNGERLLSASLDRHVKVYNTTTYKVVHNFDYAAAILSLALAPDDESIVVGMTNSILSIKHRKHTEESKEIMSQQRRRPSYRVFVKGKNYVPKPDDYLVSKPVKEHLAKYDRELKKFNVSKALDAALEVWLRRKKPEITVGVIKELDRRGTLKNALAGRDEKQLSQLLHFVIGNIVDTRFAPVLLTAAEMILDIYKSVIGQSALIDQQLLRLQNILESEINLERELLEVLGMLDTMFATSITRKEVPYSDVGRSNGLAQGEASSSRPELQVT